In Apium graveolens cultivar Ventura chromosome 10, ASM990537v1, whole genome shotgun sequence, the following are encoded in one genomic region:
- the LOC141691135 gene encoding SKP1-like protein 4, producing the protein MASESKMIMLRSSNNEVFEVEEALAFESQTIKHMIEHDCADTVIPLPKVSSNILAKVIEYCKKHVTSPKDDNNELESFDAEFVNIDKNVLFGLMSAANYLNIKSFLDLTSQALADIIEEKC; encoded by the coding sequence ATGGCTTCTGAATCAAAGATGATCATGTTGAGGAGTTCCAACAACGAAGTTTTCgaggtagaagaagctctggCTTTTGAGTCTCAGACAATCAAACACATGATTGAACATGACTGCGCAGACACAGTCATTCCCCTTCCCAAAGTAAGCAGTAATATCTTAGCTAAGGTTATTGAGTATTGTAAGAAACATGTAACGTCCCCGAAAGATGATAATAATGAACTTGAGAGCTTTGATGCCGAGTTTGTTAACATTGATAAGAATGTTCTGTTTGGCCTGATGTCGGCTGCAAATTATCtcaacatcaagagtttcttGGACTTGACTTCTCAGGCATTAGCTGATATAATCGAGGAGAAGTGTTAA
- the LOC141691136 gene encoding secreted RxLR effector protein 161-like: MELARSSAGIYLNQRKYTLDLLKDVGLTACSTSVVPMEQNHQLLASDNASPILDVSLYRRLVGRLIYLTITRPDIAYAVHILAQFMAAPKPQHLQDAYKLLRYIKGTCGQGLLLSASSTVQLTAYCDADWGSCKITRRSVTGFCITLGGSLISWKSKKQPTVSRSSSEAEYRSMADTTCEIVWLRSLLTELSVPQQAPTQLFYDNLSAIYIAGNPIYHERTKHIEIDCHLVREKLQR; the protein is encoded by the coding sequence ATGGAATTAGCTCGATCTTCAGCTGGTATTTACTTGAATCAGCGAAAGTATACCTTAGATCTGCTTAAAGATGTTGGTTTAACTGCTTGTTCTACTTCTGTGGTTCCTATGGAACAAAATCATCAACTTCTTGCCAGTGATAATGCTTCTCCTATTTTGGATGTTTCCTTATATCGTCGTCTGGTTGGACGGTTAATCTATCTCACCATCACGCGTCCTGACATCGCTTATGCTGTCCATATACTAGCTCAGTTTATGGCTGCtccaaaacctcaacatttacaGGATGCTTACAAACTTTTACGCTACATTAAGGGCACCTGTGGTCAAGGCCTTCTTTTATCAGCCTCTTCTACTGTGCAATTGACTGCTTATTGCGATGCTGACTGGGGAAGCTGTAAAATTACTCGTCGTTCTGTCACTGGATTTTGCATTACTCTTGGAGGATCTTTAATCTCATGGAAAAGTAAGAAACAACCAACTGTTTCACGGTCTTCTTCCGAGGCTGAGTATCGTTCCATGGCTGATACAACATGTGAGATCGTCTGGCTTCGTTCCTTATTAACTGAACTCTCAGTTCCTCAGCAAGCTCCTACGCAACTATTTTATGATAATCTTTCTGCCATTTACATTGCTGGCAATCCCATTTATCATGAACGAACTAAGCATATCGAAATTGACTGTCACTTGGTTCGGGAAAAATTGCAAAGATAG
- the LOC141692833 gene encoding potassium transporter 5-like — protein CRYAKAGFIPSQEAADRDVSNYKLETPNNRLKRASKLKSKLEKSQFSKYVLLFATMIGTCMVIGDGILTPCISVLSAVGGIKQASNKMTEDMIVWMSVAVLVVLFIVQRFGTGKVGYTFAPILLIWFFFIAFTGLYNFIKYDPSVIKALNPMYIIYYFKRDKKQAWISLGGTVLSITGAEALFADVGHFTVRSIQLSTCTVIYPAIVLQYMGQSSYLRKHKMDALNAFYKAVPGPVYWPMFVIAVLAAIIASQSLISATFSIIQQSLALGCFPRVKIVHTSTKYEGQVYIPEINYLLMLACVAVTLGFRDPGKLGNAYGLAVVSVMAITSSLLVVIMIMIWKTHLLLIISYILIIGGLELLYLTAVLSKFIEGGYLPLVFAVILLAIMYTWNDVYRRKYYYELEHKISAERLKDIALNTNVSRLPGIAVFYSELVQGIPPIFGQYVSNVPVLHSLLVFVSIKSLPISKVPVDERFLFRQVQPKELNMFRCIVRYGYTDIRNEEEPFERLLVEGLKAYMQEEFLINESNQNHVQSNEADNDDICVQIEEDEIENEATERNIEEVTHGTEMMEVVEKAWHAGVVHFVGDNEVIAGKSANLWKRVLINYAYYFLKNNLRQSINKVFDIPQERMLKVGMTYELQ, from the exons TGCCGATATGCAAAGGCGGGGTTTATTCCAAGTCAAGAAGCTGCAGATAGAGATGTATCAAATTATAAGTTGGAAACACCGAATAATAGGCTCAAAAGAGCATCGAAGCTGAAATCTAAGCTAGAGAAAAGCCAGTTCTCTAAGTATGTTCTTTTATTTGCTACTATGATTGGCACTTGTATGGTCATTGGAGATGGTATACTCACTCCTTGCATTTCAG TGTTGTCAGCTGTGGGAGGAATCAAGCAAGCTTCAAACAAAATGACTGAAG ATATGATTGTGTGGATGTCAGTTGCAGTTTTAGTTGTCCTGTTCATAGTTCAAAGATTTGGGACAGGCAAAGTTGGCTACACCTTTGCACCCATCCTTCTCATCTGGTTCTTTTTTATCGCTTTCACTGGCCTATACAATTTCATCAAATATGATCCCTCTGTGATTAAAGCTTTAAATCCAATGTATATCATCTACTATTTCAAAAGAGACAAGAAACAGGCTTGGATTTCCCTTGGAGGCACTGTTCTCTCCATCACAG GAGCCGAGGCATTATTTGCCGATGTTGGACATTTTACTGTACGTTCTATACAATTAAGTACTTGCACTGTCATTTATCCAGCTATTGTACTACAATACATGGGCCAGTCTTCTTACCTTCGTAAGCACAAAATGGATGCATTGAACGCCTTCTACAAAGCTGTACCGG GTCCAGTGTATTGGCCTATGTTTGTGATAGCTGTTTTGGCAGCAATAATAGCAAGCCAATCTTTGATATCAGCAACATTCTCAATCATCCAACAATCACTCGCTCTAGGGTGTTTTCCTCGTGTGAAAATCGTTCATACATCCACGAAATATGAAGGACAGGTTTACATACCTGAAATCAACTATCTGTTAATGTTGGCCTGTGTCGCGGTAACTCTAGGATTCAGGGATCCAGGGAAACTAGGAAATGCATATG GTCTTGCGGTTGTTTCTGTGATGGCAATAACATCATCATTACTTGTTGTAATCATGATAATGATATGGAAAACACATCTCCTCCTCATAATCTCCTACATTCTTATCATTGGAGGGTTAGAGCTTCTCTACTTAACTGCAGTTCTTTCAAAATTTATAGAGGGAGGATACCTACCTCTAGTATTTGCTGTAATTTTACTAGCGATAATGTACACATGGAATGATGTGTACCGAAGAAAGTATTACTATGAGTTGGAACACAAGATTTCTGCAGAAAGATTAAAGGACATTGCACTCAACACAAACGTTTCTCGACTTCCTGGTATTGCAGTGTTCTACTCAGAGCTTGTTCAAGGGATACCTCCCATTTTCGGTCAGTATGTATCAAATGTCCCAGTTCTGCACTCGCTTCTGGTTTTTGTCTCCATCAAGTCACTGCCAATTAGCAAAGTTCCAGTGGATGAGCGGTTTCTCTTTCGTCAAGTTCAACCTAAAGAACTTAATATGTTTCGTTGCATAGTGAGATATGGGTATACTGATATACGCAATGAAGAGGAGCCATTCGAAAGACTTTTAGTAGAGGGATTAAAGGCATACATGCAAGAAGAATTTCTGATAAACGAAAGTAACCAAAATCACGTACAAAGCAATGAGGCAGATAACGACGATATTTGTGTGCAAATTGAGGAAGATGAAATAGAAAATGAGGCAACGGAGAGAAACATAGAAGAGGTGACACATGGCACAGAGATGATGGAAGTGGTGGAGAAGGCTTGGCACGCAGGAGTTGTGCATTTTGTGGGAGACAATGAGGTAATTGCAGGAAAAAGCGCAAACCTTTGGAAGAGAGTTCTGATAAATTATGCTTATTATTTCTTGAAGAACAACTTAAGACAAAGCATTAACAAGGTGTTTGACATACCTCAAGAGAGAATGCTTAAAGTTGGGATGACTTACGAGCTTCAGTAA